One window from the genome of Nymphaea colorata isolate Beijing-Zhang1983 unplaced genomic scaffold, ASM883128v2 scaffold0744, whole genome shotgun sequence encodes:
- the LOC116245569 gene encoding uncharacterized protein LOC116245569 — MKGIDGVEVDPPLPDIRTAIIARITVPHPTNTILLRCELDALKFKEKSGLPFSSTNEGIHHACGHDGHMASLLVALRYTAKHRDQLRRNVIFCFQPGEEGKAGASKLFKAKPDLLDHVDECYAIHFMNAAYPGTIALGKGAVTALTSSLAISIEGKSAHCMMPNVGVDANFIGCTLVTQLYSLIGMKVPPLEGATLVVKQVAGGGTVAKALTASTRKKLEASIKGLIVDENEKSFAGEDFCEFSERKPSCYIAVGSAPADSIDPSNKESKFPLHSPFHKLNEEVFKTSTKIWAAIIFT; from the exons ATGAAGGGAATCGATGGCGTAGAAGTAGATCCGCCCCTCCCTGATATCCGCACTGCCATCATCGCCAGGATCACCGTTCCCCACCCCACCAATACCATCCTGCTCCGCTGCGAGCTTGACGCTCTCAAGTTCAAGGAGAAATCAGGCCTGCCTTTCAGCTCCACCAACGAGGGAATCCACCACGCATGCGGTCACGATGGACACATGGCTTCCCTGCTGGTAGCGCTCAGATACACTGCAAAACATCGGGACCAGTTGAGGAGGAACGTGATTTTCTGCTTCCAGCCGGGAGAGGAGGGCAAAGCGGGCGCCAGCAAGCTCTTCAAAGCCAAGCCGGACTTGCTGGACCACGTAGACGAATGCTACGCCATCCACTTCATGAACGCAGCATACCCTGGCACAATAGCGTTGGGGAAGGGAGCAGTGACTGCGCTTACTTCCAGCCTAGCGATCAGCATAGAGGGGAAGTCTGCGCACTGCATGATGCCCAACGTGGGAGTGGATGCCAATTTCATCGGGTGCACGCTGGTCACGCAGCTCTACTCGCTGATCGGCATGAAGGTGCCTCCTCTCGAGGGCGCCACTCTGGTCGTCAAGCAGGTCGCAGGAGGCGGCACGGTCGCCAAA GCGCTCACTGCCTCCACCAGGAAGAAGCTGGAGGCCAGCATAAAGGGACTCATCGTAGATGAGAACGAGAAATCCTTCGCGGGAGAGGACTTCTGCGAGTTTTCAGAGAGGAAGCCGTCCTGCTACATCGCGGTGGGCTCTGCGCCTGCCGACTCCATCGACCCAAGCAACAAGGAATCGAAATTCCCCCTCCACTCTCCCTTCCACAAGCTCAACGAGGAAGTCTTCAAGACCTCCACCAAGATCTGGGCTGCCATCATCTTCACCTGA